Sequence from the Saccharomonospora amisosensis genome:
CCGGCAGCCGCTGCCCGAGGTCGAGGGCGAGGACCTGTTCGACGAGAACAAGCGCATCGCGGTCTCCGACTTCAAGGGCAAGGTCGTCGTCATCAACATTTGGGGCCAGTGGTGCGGGCCGTGTCGCACCGAGGCTCCCGAACTGCAGAAGGTCTACGAGCAGACCAAGCACCTTGGCGTCCAGGTGCTCGGCATCGATGTCCGTGACTACGACCGCTCAGCGCCGCGGGACTTCATGCGTGACCGTGGGCTGACCTACCCCTCGATCTACGACCCGCCCGGCCGCTCGCTGCTGAAGCTGACCGGTTACCCGCGAAACGTGGTGCCCTCCACGATCGTCGTGGACAGCAGGCAGCGGGTGGCGGCGGTGTTCCTGCGCGACCTGCTCGCCCCCGACATCCTCCCGCTCGTGCGGCGGCTTGCCCAGGAAGGCGGTTCGTGACCTGCCGCGACGCCGGGCGGTGGGCTTCACAGAAATCGTATTCCTTACGCTGAGGTCCGTGGACACGGTGACCCAGCTGGCGACCTCCGGCCCGCTGCTGCTCGCCGCCGGGCTCGCCATGCTCGCGGGCGCGGTGTCGTTCGCGTCGCCGTGTGTCGTCCCACTCGTTCCTGGCTACCTGGCCTACCTCGCCGCGCTCGTCGGCGCGGACGCCCCCGCCGTCTCCACCGCCGAGGCGCCCAAGCAGCGCAGGTTCGCGGTCGTCGGTGCGGCCGGGCTGTTCGTACTCGGCTTCACCGTGGTGTTCACCGCGGGGGTCGGCAGTCTCGTCTGGCTGGCAGATGCGTTGCTTGTCAACCAGGAAACGCTGCAACGTGTCGGCGGTGTGCTCACGATCGCGATGGCTCTGGTGTTCCTCGGCCTCATCCCTGGCCTGCAGCGCGACGTGCGCGTCCACCACGTGCCGAGGGCGGGACTGTGGGGAGCGCCGGTACTCGGAGCGGTTTTCGGCCTCGGCTGGACGCCGTGTATCGGACCGACGCTGTCCGGCGTGCTGGCCATCGCCAGCGCAAGCGGCGACGCGGGCGCGCGTGGCTTCCTGCTCGTGCTGGTGTACTGCGTCGGGCTCGGCCTGCCGTTCCTGCTGATCGCGGCAGGAGCCCGGTGGGCGGTGGGGGCCACCGACTGGCTGCGCCGCAACGGGCGCAAGGTGCAGGTGTTCGGCGGCGCGTTGCTGCTGGTGGTGGGCATCCTGCTGGTGACAGGCCTTTGGGCGGAACTGGTCGGTTGGATGCGGGACGCGTTCATCACCGACACGAGGCTGCCGATATGACCGGCACGCTGACGCCCGAACACAAGCACTACCGCCACACCAGGGCCCGCGCGGCGCTGGCTTTCGTGCGCAACACCTGGCGCGGCCTCACCTCCATGCGTACCGCGCTGGTGCTGCTGTTCCTGCTCGCGCTCGCCGCGATGCCGGGTGCGCTGCTGCCGCAGCGCAACCTCAACGCGCCGAAAACGGATGCCTACATCGCCGAGCACGGCTGGTGGGGAACCCTGCTCGACCGGCTCGGATTCTTCGACGTCTACGCGAGCGTGTGGTTCTCGGCCATCTACCTGCTGCTGATGATCTCGCTCGTCGGCTGCCTGCTGCCACGCAGCCTGGAGTACTACCGCGCGATGCGCACCGAGCCGGTACTGACGCCGCGCAACCTCGGCAGGCTGCCCCACCACGCGAAGGCGGAGGTGCAGGGCGAGGTCGGTGACGTCGTCGCGGCGGCGAGGAAGCGGCTGCGTGGCTGGCGGCTGGTGGAGCGCGAGGAAAGCGGCGGCGTGCGCACCGTCAGCGCGGAGCGCGGCTACCTGCGCGAAGCGGGCAACCTGGTGTTCCACTTCGGCATGCTTGGCCTGATCATCGCCTTCGCCCTCGGCAAGATGTACTCCTACGAGGGTCAGGTGATCGTCCAGGCCGACGGCCAGCAGTTCTGCAACTCGGGCATCTTCGCCTACGACTCGTTCAACCCGGGCCTTCGGGTGGACGGCACCGAGCTGACACCGTTCTGCGTGCGTGTGAACGACTTCAAGCCCACCTTCACCGAGGCAGGACAGCCGGTGAGCTACGACGCCGACATCGAGTACCAGGCAGGCGCGGACCTGGAGTCGGGGACGTGGCGGCCTTACCACCTACAGGTCAACGAGCCACTTCGCACCGAGGGCGACCGGGTCTACCTGTTGGGACACGGCTTCGCGCCGACGTTCACCGTCACCTATCCGGACGGAGAGTCCCGCACGCACACGATCCAGTGGCGGCCCGTCGACCAGGCGACGCTGCTGTCGGAGGGGGCGACCAAGTTCGACCCGCCCGGTGTCACGGACCCGAGGCAGCGCCGCGAGCAGCAGTTGGCCGTGACCGGGCTGTTCGCGCCGACCGCCGCGTTGCAGGGCTCGCTGCTGACGTCGGCGGGTCCGGAGCTGACCGATCCCGCGGTCGCCGTGGACGTCATGCGGGGCGACCTCGGTGTCGACTCCGGCAGGGGCCAGTCCATCTTCGAGATCGATCAATCCATGGTGGACAGCGGCAGGCTCGAGCGGGTCGCGAGGGAGAACCTGAAGGTAGGCGAGCGGATCACTCTCGACGACGGCACGACGGTGAGCTTCGACGGTGTGCGCAGGTGGGTGTCGTTGCAGGTGTCGCACGACCCGACCCAGGGCTGGGTGCTGGGTTTCGCGGTGGCGATGTTCCTCGGACTCGGGTTGTCGCTGTTCCTCAAGCGGCGCAGGCTGTGGGTCCGGGCCACCCCCGTGGCGGGGCCAGCTGATCTCCGACATACTGTAGTAGAAATTGGCGGGCTTGCCCGTACCGACCAGGCCGGGTATGGCGAGGAGTTCACCACGATCGCCCGTGATCTCCTGCGCCGCGGTCCTCGCGACAGAAAGGCACGCTGATGCCGGTGAACGAGGCGTTGTCGCAGTACAGCGACTGGTCGTACACCACGGCCGTCGCGGTGTACGTGCTGGCGATGGTGTTCTTCCTCATCGAGCAAGCTTTCGGGCGTAAGGGGCGCGGCGCCGCCGAACGCACTCGCACGCGGCAACTGGTTGGCGCCGCCGTCTCGCCAGGCGGGTCCTCGAAGGCTGCCGCGGACGATGCCTTCGAGGTGTTGCCGGACGAGCCGGAGCCGCCGCGCGGTCCCCGCAGCCGCGCCGAGCGGTTCGGCCGGATGGGCGTGGCGCTGACGGTGCTCGCCGTGCTGTTCCACCTCGCCGCACTGGTGCTGCGCGGGCTCGCGACCAGCCGCGTGCCCTGGGGCAACATGTATGAGTACATCATGGTGGTCTGCCTGATCGCCGTGGTCGCCTGGCTGGCCGTGCTGCGGAAGTCGCCGGTGCGGCACCTCTCGGCGTTCGTGCTGCTGCCCGTGGTGATCCTGATGTTCATCGGCGGCACGATGCTGTACGCGGTCGCCGCTCCGTTGCAGCCCGCGCTGCAGTCATACTGGCTGGTCATCCACGTCGCGGCCGCCGCGGCGTCCTCGGGTGTGTTCCTCATCCCCGGTGTGGCAAGCATGCTGTATCTGGTCAGGTCGAGGCATGAGAACAACCCGGCGAAGTTCGCGCGGTTCGGGCCGAGGCTGCCCTCGCTGGACGTGCTGGACCGCGTCGCCTACCGGACCACCGTGTTCGCCTTCCCCGTCTTCACATTCGGGGTGATCTGCGGGGCTGTCTGGGCCGAGGCCGCGTGGGGCCGGTTCTGGGGCTGGGACCCCAAGGAGATCGTCGCGTTCGTCGCGTGGGTGGTCTATGCCGCGTACCTGCACTCCCGCGCCACCGCGGGCTGGCGGGGCACCAGGGCGGCCACGATCAACGTGGTCGGGTTCGCAGTGACCGTCTTCAACCTGTTCTTCGTCAACCTCGTCACCGCGGGGCTTCACTCGTATGCCGGAGTGGGCTGACACTCGCCGTCAACTCCGGCTACGGTCGCACCTGGAAGCAGGGGGGAGAATCCCGCAACCATCGGAGGATTGCCGCGGTGACCGGACCCAACGAACAGCACGGGCAGGATCAGCCGCTCTTATCCGACGCCAGCACGGATTCCACGCCGCACCCGGCGGTGTCCGGGTCGCGGGAACGAACCGCGCGGCAGCCCTACCCGCACCAACCGGCCGATCCGAACCTGCCCCCGCTGTTGCCGCAGCAGGGGTCGGGGCCTGATCCGCACACCGGACCACTGCCCGCACAACCGCAACCGCAGCAGGGCGTACCGGGCCAGCAACCGCCGCCTCCGCTGCCGCACCCGCAGCAGCGAGGCAGGCACCCGTTCGTCAATGGTGCGGACCTCGCGAGTTCGCAGTTCGTTCGCCGGATGAAGCGCAGTCCCCAGTCCGGCTGGCGTAAGGCGCTTTACCTGGGTACGGGCAAGCTGATCAACCCAGGTGAGAGTCCTGCCGACCGCAAACGCCGGGAACTGATCTCACGGGTGAACCAGCCGCTTCGGGGTTGCTACAAGATCGCGATGCTCAGCCTGAAGGGCGGCGTGGGTAAGACCACCACCACGACCACGTTGGGGTCCACCTTCGCTTCGTTGCGAGGTGATCGGGTCGTCGCGGTGGACGCCAACCCCGACCGGGGAACGCTTTCGCAAAAGATTCCCATCGAGACCACCGCCACCGTGCGGCACCTGCTCAGGGATGCCGACCGCATCACCAGGTACAGCGACGTGCGCGCGTATACGTCACAGGGCGCCAGCAGGTTGGAGATCCTGGCCAGCGAGCAGGACCCCGCCGTGTCCGAGGCGTTCTCCGAAACCGACTACCGGCGCGTGGTGGCGCTGCTGGAACACTTCTACAACATCCTGCTGACCGACTGCGGTACCGGACTGATGCACTCGGCGATGAAGGGTGTGCTGGACTCGGCCGACTCGCTCGTTGTGGTCTCGTCCGGTTCGGTCGACGGTGCGCGCAGCGCGTCGGCGACGCTGGACTGGCTGGACGCGCACGGCTACGGCGACCTGGTCAGCCGGTCGGTGGCCGTCATCAACTCCGTGCGCCCGAAAGCGGGCTCGGTGGATCTGGACAAGTTGGCCGCGCACTTCGCCGCGAGGGTGCGCGAGGTCGTCCGGATACCGTTCGACCCTCACCTGGAGGAGGGCGCGGAAATCGAGTTGGAACGGCTGCAACCCGCGACGAGGCTCGCGCTGCTGGAACTCGCGGCCGCGGTCGCCGACGGATTCGCGGCCGACCGCGTGATCCGCTAGTCAGCCGGTGCCCTCTTCGTCCTGCTTCTTCTGCTGCTCGCTGAGCTTGCGCAGGAAGTCAGGATCGTCGTCGGGTGCGACGGGGGCCTGGCGCGAGGACACGCCGACGCGTTCGGCACCGAGTACTCGCCACAACAGGACAGCGATGGTGAGGGCGCCGATCGCCGCGAGCAGGTACAGCATGCTCGCTCCTTCCGGTGTGCCGCGCGTGACAACTGCTGCCACCGAGATTAGCCCGTTCACCGTTCATTCGGGCGAGGGGTGCCCGCACGGATTCGGGCACCCCTGCTTTCGGTGAACGGCTCAGGCGTGCCGCATATCGGTGGCGTCCGTGGTCAGTTCCGCCAGCAGCTGATTGACCTCGGATTCCCGAAACCGCCGGTGGCCGCCCGGTGTGCGGATCGAGCCGATACGCCCCGCTGTGGCCCAGCGTGTCACCGTCTTCGGGTCGACCCGGAACAGTGCGGCGACCTCACCCGGTGTCAGTAGCCGTCCTCCCGTGCTCGCGGTCACTTTCCGCCTCCTTCACGCCTTCAGTGCTAGACCGGAAGTGCGTCGTGCCCGGTACCTGAACATCGCAATCGTGGCACTTCACCCTTCGGGTACTCGAACGGTTGTCGGACAGTAAAGAGGTAGTAAGGGACAAAACGACCGCTTCGGACAGCGCTTCGGACACAGGGCCGCCGACGAGGCGGCCGGACGTGGCCACAGGCGGCGGCGTAGC
This genomic interval carries:
- the resB gene encoding cytochrome c biogenesis protein ResB, encoding MTGTLTPEHKHYRHTRARAALAFVRNTWRGLTSMRTALVLLFLLALAAMPGALLPQRNLNAPKTDAYIAEHGWWGTLLDRLGFFDVYASVWFSAIYLLLMISLVGCLLPRSLEYYRAMRTEPVLTPRNLGRLPHHAKAEVQGEVGDVVAAARKRLRGWRLVEREESGGVRTVSAERGYLREAGNLVFHFGMLGLIIAFALGKMYSYEGQVIVQADGQQFCNSGIFAYDSFNPGLRVDGTELTPFCVRVNDFKPTFTEAGQPVSYDADIEYQAGADLESGTWRPYHLQVNEPLRTEGDRVYLLGHGFAPTFTVTYPDGESRTHTIQWRPVDQATLLSEGATKFDPPGVTDPRQRREQQLAVTGLFAPTAALQGSLLTSAGPELTDPAVAVDVMRGDLGVDSGRGQSIFEIDQSMVDSGRLERVARENLKVGERITLDDGTTVSFDGVRRWVSLQVSHDPTQGWVLGFAVAMFLGLGLSLFLKRRRLWVRATPVAGPADLRHTVVEIGGLARTDQAGYGEEFTTIARDLLRRGPRDRKAR
- a CDS encoding cytochrome c biogenesis CcdA family protein, with product MDTVTQLATSGPLLLAAGLAMLAGAVSFASPCVVPLVPGYLAYLAALVGADAPAVSTAEAPKQRRFAVVGAAGLFVLGFTVVFTAGVGSLVWLADALLVNQETLQRVGGVLTIAMALVFLGLIPGLQRDVRVHHVPRAGLWGAPVLGAVFGLGWTPCIGPTLSGVLAIASASGDAGARGFLLVLVYCVGLGLPFLLIAAGARWAVGATDWLRRNGRKVQVFGGALLLVVGILLVTGLWAELVGWMRDAFITDTRLPI
- the ccsB gene encoding c-type cytochrome biogenesis protein CcsB, yielding MPVNEALSQYSDWSYTTAVAVYVLAMVFFLIEQAFGRKGRGAAERTRTRQLVGAAVSPGGSSKAAADDAFEVLPDEPEPPRGPRSRAERFGRMGVALTVLAVLFHLAALVLRGLATSRVPWGNMYEYIMVVCLIAVVAWLAVLRKSPVRHLSAFVLLPVVILMFIGGTMLYAVAAPLQPALQSYWLVIHVAAAAASSGVFLIPGVASMLYLVRSRHENNPAKFARFGPRLPSLDVLDRVAYRTTVFAFPVFTFGVICGAVWAEAAWGRFWGWDPKEIVAFVAWVVYAAYLHSRATAGWRGTRAATINVVGFAVTVFNLFFVNLVTAGLHSYAGVG
- a CDS encoding BldC family transcriptional regulator — protein: MTASTGGRLLTPGEVAALFRVDPKTVTRWATAGRIGSIRTPGGHRRFRESEVNQLLAELTTDATDMRHA
- a CDS encoding TlpA family protein disulfide reductase, producing MRKLAALAAVLLLTLVTACSTGEDAVSRGSSFTFVSPGGKTDIYYEGADRQPLPEVEGEDLFDENKRIAVSDFKGKVVVINIWGQWCGPCRTEAPELQKVYEQTKHLGVQVLGIDVRDYDRSAPRDFMRDRGLTYPSIYDPPGRSLLKLTGYPRNVVPSTIVVDSRQRVAAVFLRDLLAPDILPLVRRLAQEGGS
- a CDS encoding MinD/ParA family ATP-binding protein, whose product is MTGPNEQHGQDQPLLSDASTDSTPHPAVSGSRERTARQPYPHQPADPNLPPLLPQQGSGPDPHTGPLPAQPQPQQGVPGQQPPPPLPHPQQRGRHPFVNGADLASSQFVRRMKRSPQSGWRKALYLGTGKLINPGESPADRKRRELISRVNQPLRGCYKIAMLSLKGGVGKTTTTTTLGSTFASLRGDRVVAVDANPDRGTLSQKIPIETTATVRHLLRDADRITRYSDVRAYTSQGASRLEILASEQDPAVSEAFSETDYRRVVALLEHFYNILLTDCGTGLMHSAMKGVLDSADSLVVVSSGSVDGARSASATLDWLDAHGYGDLVSRSVAVINSVRPKAGSVDLDKLAAHFAARVREVVRIPFDPHLEEGAEIELERLQPATRLALLELAAAVADGFAADRVIR